One part of the Arabidopsis thaliana chromosome 1 sequence genome encodes these proteins:
- a CDS encoding XRI1-like protein (unknown protein; BEST Arabidopsis thaliana protein match is: unknown protein (TAIR:AT2G01990.1); Has 125 Blast hits to 123 proteins in 14 species: Archae - 0; Bacteria - 0; Metazoa - 0; Fungi - 0; Plants - 125; Viruses - 0; Other Eukaryotes - 0 (source: NCBI BLink).) has translation MSELSYSLPSWDLHNLGSLFNQNFNLDAWGLIDESPENIFCSPEMEIGDVSTGYLEDALIEFSGRSKRRRLSFNGAEDKPDNDLDHSQNHWGLSENYSCTSSQFADESPNSSINICSEEKSSISSRNSFEPSSSTSKKNDYDEKKRVVYPFGVVKPGGREEDITLNDINKRILMPSARPVRHPVGDFACRPCVSADGPGLSGKAVVAFTKIQTLGRGTITIIRTKG, from the exons atgagtgAGCTTTCATACTCTCTCCCCTCTTGGGATCTCCATAACCTTGGATCACTCTTCAACCAAAACTTCAATCTAG ATGCATGGGGGCTCATTGATGAATCGCCGGAGAATATATTCTGTTCACCGGAGATGGAAATCGGGGACGTTTCCACCGGATACCTTGAAGACGCACTCATTGAATTCAGTGGGAGAAGCAAACGGAGACGTCTCTCGTTCAACGGCGCCGAGGACAAACCAGATAACGATTTAGACCATTCTCAG AATCATTGGGGTCTGTCTGAGAATTATAGTTGCACGAGTAGTCAGTTTGCAG ACGAATCTCCAAATTCTTCCATCAATATATGTTCTGAAGAAAAATCCTCAATTTCGTCGAGAAACTCTTTCGAACCATCCTCGTCCACGTCAA AAAAGAATGACTATGACGAGAAGAAGAGGGTGGTGTATCCATTTGGAGTGGTAAAACCAGGTGGTCGAGAAGAAGATATAACTCTAAATGACATTAATAAGAGGATTTTAATGCCATCGGCTAGGCCGGTTCGACATCCGGTTGGAGACTTTGCATGTCGTCCGTGTGTCTCTGCAGATGGACCGGGTCTATCAGGCAAAGCCGTGGTTGCATTCACGAAGATACAAACATTAGGGAGGGGCACAATTACTATTATAAGAACTAAGGgatga
- a CDS encoding XRI1-like protein, which translates to MSELSYSLPSWDLHNLGSLFNQNFNLDAWGLIDESPENIFCSPEMEIGDVSTGYLEDALIEFSGRSKRRRLSFNGAEDKPDNDLDHSQNHWGLSENYSCTSSQFADESPNSSINICSEEKSSISSRNSFEPSSSTSSKHIVFSSEVVNYMGLFRFCLCVIVHSSYN; encoded by the exons atgagtgAGCTTTCATACTCTCTCCCCTCTTGGGATCTCCATAACCTTGGATCACTCTTCAACCAAAACTTCAATCTAG ATGCATGGGGGCTCATTGATGAATCGCCGGAGAATATATTCTGTTCACCGGAGATGGAAATCGGGGACGTTTCCACCGGATACCTTGAAGACGCACTCATTGAATTCAGTGGGAGAAGCAAACGGAGACGTCTCTCGTTCAACGGCGCCGAGGACAAACCAGATAACGATTTAGACCATTCTCAG AATCATTGGGGTCTGTCTGAGAATTATAGTTGCACGAGTAGTCAGTTTGCAG ACGAATCTCCAAATTCTTCCATCAATATATGTTCTGAAGAAAAATCCTCAATTTCGTCGAGAAACTCTTTCGAACCATCCTCGTCCACGTCAAGTAAGCATATTGTATTTTCTTCCGAAGTAGTGAATTATATGGgactttttcgtttttgtttatgCGTAATTGTCCACAGTAGctataattaa
- the DECOY gene encoding decoy (DECOY (DECOY); FUNCTIONS IN: molecular_function unknown; INVOLVED IN: biological_process unknown; LOCATED IN: cellular_component unknown; EXPRESSED IN: 22 plant structures; EXPRESSED DURING: 13 growth stages; CONTAINS InterPro DOMAIN/s: Ribosomal protein L46 (InterPro:IPR021757); Has 231 Blast hits to 231 proteins in 117 species: Archae - 0; Bacteria - 2; Metazoa - 68; Fungi - 103; Plants - 44; Viruses - 0; Other Eukaryotes - 14 (source: NCBI BLink).), translated as MPRSSLRLLAKPLLESRRGFCTSSDKIVASVLFERLRVVIPKPDPAVYAFQEFKFNWQQQFRRRYPDEFLDIAKNRAKGEYQMDYVPAPRITEADKNNDRKSLYRALDKKLYLLIFGKPFGATSDKPVWHFPEKVYDSEPTLRKCAESALKSVVGDLTHTYFVGNAPMAHMAIQPTEEMPDLPSYKVLLQMQCSSSIEIRHKQLRGFCVGNQRRALGILP; from the exons ATGCCGAGATCATCTTTGCGGCTACTAGCTAAGCCTCTCTTGGAGAGCAGGCGAGGGTTTTGCACGAGCTCTGATAAGATCGTAGCTTCGGTGCTTTTCGAGAGATTGCGCGTTGTGATACCCAAACCGGATCCTGCCGTTTACGCTTTCCAGGAGTTCAA ATTCAATTGGCAACAGCAGTTTCGTCGTAGATATCCCGATGAGTTCTTAGACATTGCTAAGAACAG AGCCAAGGGTGAATACCAAATGGACTATGTACCTGCTCCTAGAATTACAGAGGCTGACAAGAATAACGATAGGAA GTCATTATATAGAGCCCTAGACAAAAAGTTGTATCTTCTCATATTCGGCAAGCCATTTGGAGCTACTAGTGACAAACCTGTTTGGCACTTCCCAGAGAAAGTCTATGATTCTGAGCCAACTCTTCGCAAg TGCGCGGAATCTGCTTTGAAGTCAGTCGTAGGAGACCTCACTCACACATACTTTGTTGGAAATGCTCCAATGGCTCACATGGCCATACAACCTACAGAAGAAATGCCTGATTTGCCATCTTACAAG GTTCTTCTTCAAATGCAGTGTAGTAGCAGCATCGAAATACGACATAAGCAACTGCGAGGATTTTGTGTGGGTAACCAAAGACGAGCTCTTGGAATTCTTCCCTGA
- a CDS encoding Homeodomain-like superfamily protein (Homeodomain-like superfamily protein; CONTAINS InterPro DOMAIN/s: Myb, DNA-binding (InterPro:IPR014778), Homeodomain-like (InterPro:IPR009057), Homeodomain-related (InterPro:IPR012287), HTH transcriptional regulator, Myb-type, DNA-binding (InterPro:IPR017930), Myb-like DNA-binding domain, SHAQKYF class (InterPro:IPR006447); BEST Arabidopsis thaliana protein match is: Homeodomain-like superfamily protein (TAIR:AT2G02060.1); Has 1612 Blast hits to 1608 proteins in 56 species: Archae - 0; Bacteria - 0; Metazoa - 0; Fungi - 0; Plants - 1598; Viruses - 0; Other Eukaryotes - 14 (source: NCBI BLink).), protein MGRCGRSNDGVIGGVRPYVRSPVPRLRWTPELHRSFVHAVDLLGGQYKATPKLVLKIMDVKGLTISHVKSHLQMYRGSRITLLGKPEESSSPSSRRRRRQDNEEDHLHDNLSVHARNDCLLGFHSFNFREQTSATDNDDDDFLNIMNMERTKTFAGNGESIKFQSHHSLEAENTKNIWKNTWRENEHEEEEELSLSLSLNHPHNHQQRWKSNASSSLSETSEAVSSSSGPFIFRDCFASSKIDLNLNLSFSLLHS, encoded by the exons aTGGGTAGGTGTGGAAGAAGCAACGACGGAGTAATTGGTGGAGTAAGACCATACGTACGATCTCCGGTGCCTCGTCTGAGATGGACGCCGGAGCTTCACCGGAGTTTCGTTCACGCCGTTGATTTGCTCGGCGGTCAATATA AAGCAACTCCAAAACTTGTTCTGAAGATAATGGATGTCAAGGGACTAACCATATCACACGTCAAGAGCCATCTCCAG ATGTATAGGGGATCCAGAATCACTCTTCTTGGAAAACCAG AAGAGAGTTCTTCACcatcttcaagaagaagaagaagacaagacaatgaagaagatcatcttcaTGACAACTTGTCTGTACACGCAAGGAATGATTGTCTTTTGGGTTTTCACTCTTTTAACtttag AGAGCAGACTTCAGCGACTGATAATGATGACGATGACTTTCTTAACATCATGAACATGGAGAGAACGAAGACATTTGCAGGCAATGGCGAGTCCATCAAATTTCAGTCTCATCACTCTCTCGAG GCTGAGAACACGAAGAACATTTGGAAAAACACATGGCGAGAAAACGaacacgaagaagaagaagagttatCGCTGTCTCTGTCGTTGAATCATCCTCATAACCATCAACAAAGATGGAAAAGCAATGCTTCATCATCACTCAGTGAAACAAGCGAAGCagtctcatcttcttctggtCCATTCATCTTCAGAgattgttttgcttcttcgaAGATTGATCTTAATCTTAATCTCTCCTTTTCTCTACTCCATAGCTGA
- the TWN2 gene encoding valyl-tRNA synthetase / valine-tRNA ligase (VALRS) (TWIN 2 (TWN2); FUNCTIONS IN: valine-tRNA ligase activity, aminoacyl-tRNA ligase activity, nucleotide binding, ATP binding; INVOLVED IN: tRNA aminoacylation for protein translation, embryo development ending in seed dormancy; LOCATED IN: mitochondrion, chloroplast; EXPRESSED IN: 23 plant structures; EXPRESSED DURING: 15 growth stages; CONTAINS InterPro DOMAIN/s: Valyl-tRNA synthetase, class Ia (InterPro:IPR002303), Aminoacyl-tRNA synthetase, class I, conserved site (InterPro:IPR001412), Aminoacyl-tRNA synthetase, class 1a, anticodon-binding (InterPro:IPR009080), Rossmann-like alpha/beta/alpha sandwich fold (InterPro:IPR014729), Valyl/Leucyl/Isoleucyl-tRNA synthetase, class Ia, editing (InterPro:IPR009008), Valyl/Leucyl/Isoleucyl-tRNA synthetase, class I, anticodon-binding (InterPro:IPR013155), Aminoacyl-tRNA synthetase, class Ia (InterPro:IPR002300), Valyl-tRNA synthetase, class Ia, N-terminal (InterPro:IPR019754); BEST Arabidopsis thaliana protein match is: ATP binding;valine-tRNA ligases;aminoacyl-tRNA ligases;nucleotide binding;ATP binding;aminoacyl-tRNA ligases (TAIR:AT5G16715.1); Has 39194 Blast hits to 36732 proteins in 3122 species: Archae - 839; Bacteria - 19755; Metazoa - 1534; Fungi - 892; Plants - 369; Viruses - 3; Other Eukaryotes - 15802 (source: NCBI BLink).), with product MSLLFLRRAKPLFVSCCSATHSRSSFLSPTLTNQLVRSFHGSRTMSESEKKILTEEELERKKKKEEKAKEKELKKQKALEKERLAELKAKQAKDGTNVPKKSAKKSSKRDASEENPEDFVDPETPLGERKRLSSQMAKQYSPATVEKSWYAWWEKSDLFKADAKSSKPPFVIVLPPPNVTGALHIGHALTSAIEDTIIRWKRMSGYNALWVPGVDHAGIATQVVVEKKIMRDRGMTRHDVGREEFVKEVWKWKNQYGGTILTQLRRLGASLDWSRECFTMDEQRSKAVTEAFVRLYKEGLIYRDIRLVNWDCILRTAISDVEVEYIDIKEKTLLKVPGYEKPVEFGLLTSFAYPLEGGLGEVIVATTRVETMLGDTAIAIHPDDARYKHLHGKFAVHPFNGRKLPIICDGILVDPNFGTGCVKITPAHDPNDCEVGKRHKLEFINIFTDDGKINTNGGSDFAGMPRFAAREAVVEALQKQGLYRGAKNNEMRLGLCSRTNDVIEPMIKPQWYVNCSMIGKEALDVAITDENKKLEFVPKQYTAEWRRWLENIRDWCISRQLWWGHRIPAWYATLEEDQLKEVGAYSDHWVVARTEDDAREEAAQKFLGKKFELTRDPDVLDTWFSSGLFPLSVLGWPDVTDDFKAFYPTSVLETGHDILFFWVARMVMMGMKLGGEVPFSKVYFHPMIRDAHGRKMSKSLGNVIDPLEVINGVTLEGLHKRLEEGNLDPKEVIVAKEGQVKDFPNGIPECGTDALRFALVSYTAQSDKINLDILRVVGYRQWCNKLWNAVRFAMMKLGDGYTPPQTLSPETMPFSCQWILSVLNKAISKTVVSLDAFEFSDAANTIYAWWQYQFCDVYIEAIKPYFAGDNPTFASERAHAQHALWISLETGLRLLHPFMPFVTEELWQRLPAPKDTERKASIMICDYPSAIENWSNEKVESEMDTVLATVKCMRALRAGLLEKQKNERLPAFALCENNVTSEIVKSHELEIRTLANLSSLEVVSKGQHAAPPGSSVETVNENLKVYLEVDGAINTEAEQEKIRNKIGELQKQKEKLQKMMSVSTYEEKVPANIKEDNANKLAKILQEFDFFEKESARLAAETSNSGNQ from the exons ATGTCACTACTCTTCCTAAGAAGAGCCAAGCCGTTATTTGTATCTTGTTGTTCAGCTACTCATTCTCGCTCCAGCTTCTTATCTCCGACGCTTACGAATCAGCTAGTTCGTTCGTTTCACGGTTCCAGAACAATG TCGgaatcagagaagaagatcctGACAGAGGAGGAGCTTGAgcggaaaaagaagaaggaagagaag GCTAAAGAAAAGgagttgaagaagcaaaaagctTTGGAGAAAGAGAGGCTGGCTGAACTGAAG GCAAAACAGGCCAAAGATGGAACTAATGTCCCTAAAAAGAGCGCAAAGAAGAGTTCCAAACGGGATGCGTCAGAAGAGAATCCTGAGGATTTTGTGGACCCTGAAACTCCTCTTGGAGAGAGGAAAAGGCTTTCTTCACAGATGGCCAAACAATACAGCCCTGCTACCGTGGAGAAATC ATGGTATGCTTGGTGGGAGAAATCTGACCTTTTTAAGGCGGATGCTAAGAGTTCCAAGCCACCTTTTGTAATT GTTCTTCCTCCTCCAAATGTGACTGGAGCCTTGCATATTGGCCATGCGCTTACATCTGCAATTGAG GATACAATTATTCGTTGGAAGAGAATGTCTGGGTATAATGCTTTGTGGGTACCCGGGGTTGACCATGCTGGTATAGCTACACAG GTGGTGGTCGAGAAAAAGATCATGCGTGATAGAGGCATGACTAGGCATGATGTTGGCCGTGAAGAATTCGTAAAGGAA GTGTGGAAGTGGAAGAACCAGTACGGCGGTACAATTCTAACACAGCTACGGCGACTAGGAGCTTCTCTCGACTGGTCTCGTGAG TGTTTTACAATGGACGAGCAAAGATCAAAAGCTGTCACTGAGGCCTTTGTACGGTTATACAAAGAAGGGCTTATATATAG GGATATTCGGCTTGTTAATTGGGATTGTATTTTGAGAACAGCCATATCTGATGTTGAG GTTGAGTATATCgacattaaagaaaaaacgcTACTAAAAGTTCCTGGCTATGAGAAGCCAGTAGAATTTGGTCTTCTTACCTCGTTTGCTTACCCTCTGGAGGGAGGCTTGGGAGAGGTAATTGTTGCCACTACCAGGGTGGAAACGATGCTTGGGGATACTGCTATTGCTATTCATCCTGATGATGCAAGATACAAGCATCTTCATGGGAAATTTGCTGTGCACCCATTTAATGGGCGGAAGTTACCTATTATCTGTGATGGAATACTTGTTGATCCAAATTTTGGTACTGGTTGTGTTAAG ATTACTCCTGCCCATGATCCCAATGACTGTGAGGTTGGAAAGCGCCACAAGCTggaatttataaatatattcacAGATGATGgaaaaatcaacacaaatggTGGGTCTGACTTCGCAGGGATGCCACGCTTTGCAGCTCGTGAGGCAGTTGTTGAAGCTCTGCAGAAGCAG GGGCTGTACAGAGGTgccaaaaacaatgaaatgaGGCTTGGACTTTGCTCAAGAACTAATGATGTTATTGAGCCTATGATAAAGCCTCAATGGTACGTTAACTGCAGCATGATTGGAAAGGAGGCTCTTGATGTTGCTATCACtgatgaaaacaagaaactcgAGTTTGTACCAAAGCAGTACACAGCAGAATGGAGAAG ATGGCTAGAGAACATACGTGACTGGTGTATTTCAAGACAGCTTTGGTGGGGACACAGAATACCAGCATGGTATGCCACTCTAGAGGAGGATCAGCTCAAGGAGGTTGGTGCATACAGTGACCATTGGGTTGTTGCTAGAACTGAGGACGATGCTCGAGAAGAGGCTGCTCAGAAATTTTTGGGGAAGAAGTTTGAACTCACTCGAGATCCTGATGTACTTGATACATGGTTTTCTTCTGGGCTCTTTCCATTATCTGTTCTGGGATGGCCAGATGTAACCGATGACTTCAAAGCCTTCTATCCAACTTCTGTTCTTGAAACTGGACATGATATcctctttttttgggttgcTCGTATGGTTATGATGGGAATGAAACTAGGTGGTGAGGTTCCATTCAGTAAG GTTTATTTCCATCCTATGATACGTGATGCACATGGGCGTAAAATGTCAAAATCTCTTGGAAATGTCATTGATCCACTTGAAGTAATAAACGGAGTAACTCTTGAAGGTCTTCATAAGAGATTAGAAGAGGGTAACTTGGATCCAAAAGAGGTGATTGTTGCCAAAGAAGGACAAGTGAAGGACTTTCCAAATGGTATCCCTGAATGTGGCACTGACGCTCTTCGGTTTGCGCTCGTCTCTTACACTGCTCAG TCTGATAAAATTAACTTGGACATTCTTCGAGTTGTTGGTTACCGTCAATGGTGTAATAAACTGTGGAACGCCGTCAGATTTGCAATGATGAAGCTTGGCGATGGTTATACTCCTCCGCAGACTCTAAGTCCTGAAACCATGCCTTTCAGCTGCCAATGGATTCTCTCTGTTCTAAATAAGGCAATATCAAAGACAGTGGTGTCACTAGATGCATTTGAGTTCTCGGATGCAGCCAACACAATATATGCATGGTGGCAATACCAATTCTGTGATGTGTACATTGAAGCAATTAAGCCTTATTTTGCTGGTGACAACCCAACGTTTGCTTCAGAGAGGGCTCATGCACAACATGCTCTCTGGATAAGTCTGGAGACTGGTTTGAGACTGCTTCACCCATTTATGCCTTTTGTTACTGAAGAGCTATGGCAACGACTTCCCGCACCCAAAGACACAGAAAGAAAGGCTTCTATCATGATATGTGACTACCCATCTGCCATAGAG AACTGGTCAAATGAGAAAGTGGAGAGCGAAATGGACACCGTTCTGGCAACTGTGAAATGCATGAGAGCACTCAGGGCAGGGTTGCtggagaaacagaaaaacgAAAG GTTACCTGCTTTTGCTCTGTGTGAAAACAACGTAACATCTGAAATTGTTAAGTCTCACGAGTTGGAGATCAGAACCCTTGCAAATCTATCATCCTTAGAG GTTGTGTCAAAAGGACAACATGCAGCACCACCTGGATCTTCAGTTGAGACGGTGAACGAGAACCTCAAAGTATATCTTGAAGTGGACGGAGCCATTAACACAGAAgctgaacaagaaaaaatcagaaacaagATTGGTGAACTACAAAA ACAAAAAGAGAAGTTGCAGAAGATGATGAGTGTGTCTACTTACGAAGAGAAGGTCCCTGCGAATATAAAAGAAGACAACGCAAACAAGCTTGCTAAGATACTCCAAGAATTCGATTTCTTTGAGAAGGAAAGTGCTCGTCTTGCTGCAGAAACAAGCAATTCAGGAAATCAATAA
- a CDS encoding Nucleotide-diphospho-sugar transferase family protein (Nucleotide-diphospho-sugar transferase family protein; CONTAINS InterPro DOMAIN/s: Nucleotide-diphospho-sugar transferase, predicted (InterPro:IPR005069); BEST Arabidopsis thaliana protein match is: Nucleotide-diphospho-sugar transferase family protein (TAIR:AT2G02061.1); Has 314 Blast hits to 308 proteins in 24 species: Archae - 0; Bacteria - 0; Metazoa - 0; Fungi - 0; Plants - 294; Viruses - 0; Other Eukaryotes - 20 (source: NCBI BLink).) has protein sequence MNLSHRVGSRFHTASLEASSSANNPFAEGSGEMSPGPSIPLRRAALFLAAISISCFVLYRAADSLSFSPPIFDLSSYLDNEEPKLEDVLSKAATRDRTVVLTTLNAAWAAPGSVIDLFFESFRIGEETSQILDHLVIVALDAKAYSRCLELHKHCFSLVTEGVDFSREAYFMTRSYLKMMWRRIDLLRSVLEMGYNFVFTDADVMWFRNPFPRFYMYADFQIACDHYLGRSNDLHNRPNGGFNFVRSNNRTILFYKYWYASRLRFPGYHDQDVLNFLKAEPFVFRIGLKMRFLNTAYFGGLCEPSRDLNLVRTMHANCCYGMESKLHDLRIMLQDWKDFMSLPLHLKQSSGFSWKVPQNCSLDSLRRYDESVEDDEESDPPGESQD, from the exons ATGAATCTATCTCACCGTGTCGGTTCGAGATTCCACACGGCGAGCCTCGAGGCTTCGTCTTCAGCTAATAATCCCTTCGCCGAGGGTTCCGGCGAGATGTCTCCGGGACCATCAATCCCGCTCCGCCGAGCTGCTCTATTTCTAGCTGCCATCTCCATCTCCTGCTTCGTCCTTTACAGAGCCGCTGATTCCTTGTCTTTCTCCCCTCCCATTTTCGATCTCTCTTCTTATCTG GATAATGAGGAACCTAAGCTAGAAGATGTTCTGAGTAAAGCTGCAACGAGAGACAGGACAGTTGTTTTGACAACTTTGAATGCAGCATGGGCAGCTCCAGGATCTGTTATTGATCTCTTCTTTGAGAGTTTTAGAATTGGGGAAGAAACTAGTCAAATCTTGGATCATTTGGTGATTGTTGCATTGGATGCTAAGGCTTATTCGCGTTGCTTAGAACTGCATAAGCATTGTTTCAGTCTTGTTACGGAAGGAGTTGATTTTTCCAGAGAAGCTTATTTTATGACTCGGTCTTACTTGAAGATGATGTGGAGAAGGATTGATCTCCTAAGGTCTGTTCTCGAGATGGgatacaattttgttttcacg GATGCTGATGTGATGTGGTTCAGGAACCCGTTTCCACGGTTTTACATGTATGCAGATTTCCAGATTGCTTGCGATCATTACCTCGGAAGATCAAACGACCTACATAATAGACCAAACGGAGGGTTTAACTTTGTGCGGTCCAACAATCGAACTATACTTTTCTACAAATACTGGTATGCTTCAAGACTCAGATTCCCGGGATATCATGATCAGGATGTGCTTAACTTTCTCAAGGCAGAACCTTTTGTTTTCCGGATTGGGTTAAAGATGAGATTCTTGAACACTGCTTATTTCGGCGGTTTATGTGAGCCTAGCAGAGATCTGAACTTGGTTCGTACAATGCATGCCAATTGCTGCTACGGTATGGAGAGTAAGCTTCATGATCTCAGAATCATGCTTCAAGATTGGAAAGATTTCATGTCTTTACCACTTCATCTAAAACAATCTTCTGGTTTCTCCTGGAAAGTCCCTCAGAATTGCAG TCTTGATTCTCTTCGACGCTATGATGAATCTGTggaggatgatgaagagagTGATCCACCAGGAGAATCTCAAGACTGA
- the DECOY gene encoding decoy (DECOY (DECOY); CONTAINS InterPro DOMAIN/s: Ribosomal protein L46 (InterPro:IPR021757); Has 274 Blast hits to 274 proteins in 142 species: Archae - 0; Bacteria - 2; Metazoa - 83; Fungi - 120; Plants - 46; Viruses - 0; Other Eukaryotes - 23 (source: NCBI BLink).) — translation MPRSSLRLLAKPLLESRRGFCTSSDKIVASVLFERLRVVIPKPDPAVYAFQEFKFNWQQQFRRRYPDEFLDIAKNRAKGEYQMDYVPAPRITEADKNNDRKSLYRALDKKLYLLIFGKPFGATSDKPVWHFPEKVYDSEPTLRKCAESALKSVVGDLTHTYFVGNAPMAHMAIQPTEEMPDLPSYKRFFFKCSVVAASKYDISNCEDFVWVTKDELLEFFPEQAEFFNKMIIS, via the exons ATGCCGAGATCATCTTTGCGGCTACTAGCTAAGCCTCTCTTGGAGAGCAGGCGAGGGTTTTGCACGAGCTCTGATAAGATCGTAGCTTCGGTGCTTTTCGAGAGATTGCGCGTTGTGATACCCAAACCGGATCCTGCCGTTTACGCTTTCCAGGAGTTCAA ATTCAATTGGCAACAGCAGTTTCGTCGTAGATATCCCGATGAGTTCTTAGACATTGCTAAGAACAG AGCCAAGGGTGAATACCAAATGGACTATGTACCTGCTCCTAGAATTACAGAGGCTGACAAGAATAACGATAGGAA GTCATTATATAGAGCCCTAGACAAAAAGTTGTATCTTCTCATATTCGGCAAGCCATTTGGAGCTACTAGTGACAAACCTGTTTGGCACTTCCCAGAGAAAGTCTATGATTCTGAGCCAACTCTTCGCAAg TGCGCGGAATCTGCTTTGAAGTCAGTCGTAGGAGACCTCACTCACACATACTTTGTTGGAAATGCTCCAATGGCTCACATGGCCATACAACCTACAGAAGAAATGCCTGATTTGCCATCTTACAAG aGGTTCTTCTTCAAATGCAGTGTAGTAGCAGCATCGAAATACGACATAAGCAACTGCGAGGATTTTGTGTGGGTAACCAAAGACGAGCTCTTGGAATTCTTCCCTGAGCAAGCTGAATTCTTCAACAAGATGATCATTAGCTGA